GCTGCTGTCCCCGGCAAACAGCGCGCGCGCCACGCTGTGTCGGTCATTGCCCAGCGCGCAGACCAGGCCCAGGTCATTGAGGTAGGCGGTCATGGGCGGTTTCCTTGGTCGAGCGGGCTGATGCGGTAGTGCAGGCCCCCGGGCAATTGCAGTTCCAGGCGTGGGGCGGCGCGGTAGTCGACGACCCAGCGCGTGCCCAGCTGGCGCAGCATGCCTTGTTGGCGCGCTTCGGGGTAGCGTCTTGCCAGCTCCGCTTCCGGAGTCAAGGCAAACAGCAGCGCGGCAAACAGCTCGCGGGCCTGCGGGTTGGGCGGCAGCAGGCCATCGGCCTGCCATTGGCCGTCGACCAGGCGCTGGCGGGCCTGGGGAATGCCCAAGGGGTCCATCATCGACCAGCGCAGCGCGCTGTCTTCGCGTTGCACGATCAGCAGCGCGTCCTCGCGCTGGCCGGCCTGCTCGCGTTCGACATGCCACTGGCTTGGCAGCGCCAGTGTCGGCAAACCCACCGGCAGCGGCGCCTGCGCCGCACAAGCGGCCAGCAGCACAGTGAACAGCAGGGCGAACAGGCGCTTCATGAGGCGCTACCCGCCAGCGGCTTGCGCGCCACCACGTTGACCAGGGTTTCCTCGCGCTGGCCGAACGGCTTGGGCTTGCGCAATTTCAACAGCTCCAGCAGGCCGAAGTCGCTGGAACGGCTCCACCACAGGTAGGGGTAGGAGACATTGCCCGCGCCGAACTCGAAGCCCTGGCCGCGCAGCATGTCCAGGTACTGGGCGGCGCTCTTTTGCACGTGCATGGGGTGGCGGAACAACCAGCGGATCACCCAGGTGTCGATGTAGGCCTCGGTGGATTCGGCGAACAGCAGGTAGCCGCCAGGCTTGAGCACCCGGTAGAACTCGGCCAGGGCCTGCTCCTGCTCCACCAGGTGGTGGAAGGTCTGGTGGCAGAACAGCAGGTCGACGCTGGCGTCGGGCAGCGGCAGGCTGGCGCAGTCGCTGCCGATCAGCTCGACATCCAGACCCAGCCGCGCGGCCTCGCTGGCGCTCTGTTCGAGGCTGTGCGGGTCGGCATCCACGCCGATGATGCGCGTGGGCTGGAACACCCGCTGCAAGTGCAGGAACGACTTGCCCTGGCCGCAGCCGGCGTCCAGCAGCACCGCCTCGCCGGGCGGTGGCGCGTCGAACAGCCCGCGCAGGTCCTCGATCGCCACCCGCAGCACCCAGTACTGCCAGGTGTAGCTGCGCAGGAACCACAGGCCGAAGCGGGTCTCTTCGACGTAGCTGTCGCTCAGGTACGGACCGCTCA
The Pseudomonas sp. DTU_2021_1001937_2_SI_NGA_ILE_001 DNA segment above includes these coding regions:
- a CDS encoding class I SAM-dependent methyltransferase, with the translated sequence MSGPYLSDSYVEETRFGLWFLRSYTWQYWVLRVAIEDLRGLFDAPPPGEAVLLDAGCGQGKSFLHLQRVFQPTRIIGVDADPHSLEQSASEAARLGLDVELIGSDCASLPLPDASVDLLFCHQTFHHLVEQEQALAEFYRVLKPGGYLLFAESTEAYIDTWVIRWLFRHPMHVQKSAAQYLDMLRGQGFEFGAGNVSYPYLWWSRSSDFGLLELLKLRKPKPFGQREETLVNVVARKPLAGSAS